From a region of the Corallococcus coralloides DSM 2259 genome:
- a CDS encoding double-CXXCG motif protein, whose amino-acid sequence MRYFSIERLNFDEPGQWSGSYRARHRWHLSGVDCPRYGIWSRLGAFPSVDLSAVDEPVLANPKGPTSLEEYKRLVALVRPFVPPELPVHAGGSFGPMVGTAQGKFGPVTCWPSWEVVLREDAVELLKAEGLKGVIAVRMELKSRRSTMPALYELEARPMARLHPDCIGEWKTPACDICGKPESFSLPSKRWLLRSTVPEGLDVFGVEGACLHVVSERFVETVQRLGPSDVHYRELPAE is encoded by the coding sequence ATGCGCTACTTCTCTATCGAGAGACTGAACTTCGACGAGCCTGGGCAGTGGAGCGGATCATACCGGGCACGGCACCGATGGCACCTGTCTGGCGTCGACTGTCCCCGTTATGGCATCTGGTCACGGTTGGGTGCATTCCCTTCAGTGGACCTCTCCGCCGTGGATGAACCGGTGCTCGCGAATCCAAAGGGCCCCACATCCCTTGAGGAGTACAAGCGGCTGGTGGCGCTGGTACGTCCCTTTGTGCCCCCTGAACTGCCCGTTCATGCAGGTGGCTCGTTCGGTCCCATGGTCGGAACCGCACAAGGCAAATTCGGGCCCGTGACCTGCTGGCCTTCGTGGGAGGTGGTCCTCCGCGAGGACGCGGTCGAGTTGCTCAAGGCTGAAGGCCTGAAAGGCGTCATCGCGGTCCGGATGGAACTCAAGTCCCGTCGGAGCACGATGCCCGCGCTCTACGAACTGGAAGCCCGGCCCATGGCCCGGCTGCATCCCGACTGCATCGGTGAATGGAAGACGCCAGCCTGCGACATCTGCGGCAAGCCAGAGTCATTCTCCCTGCCGTCAAAGCGCTGGCTCTTGCGCTCGACCGTGCCCGAAGGGCTCGACGTCTTCGGCGTCGAAGGCGCATGCCTGCACGTCGTCAGCGAACGCTTCGTCGAAACCGTGCAGCGCCTGGGTCCCAGCGACGTGCACTACCGCGAGCTTCCCGCCGAGTAA
- a CDS encoding S-methyl-5'-thioadenosine phosphorylase, whose product MSSSNKPVLGIIGGSGLYQIDGLTDVSWRRVSSPFGETSDEFCFGRIGDQPVVFLPRHGRGHKIPPSELNFRANIDALKRSGVTDILSVSAVGSLREDLPPGTFVVVDQFVDRTFARVKSFFSQGLVAHVSMAKPTCSRLGDAVMSACEGLDIKVVRGGTYLVMEGPQFSTLAESKLYRQWGCDVIGMTNMPEAKLAREAEICYASVSMVTDYDCWHPDHDAVTVDQVVAVLLGNAGKARGLVKNIAPLVGQHSTPCHAGCQTALEHAIMTSPDARDPAMVEKLSAVAGRVLKR is encoded by the coding sequence ATGTCGAGTTCCAACAAGCCCGTGCTGGGCATCATCGGCGGCAGCGGCCTGTATCAGATTGACGGCCTGACGGATGTCTCGTGGCGCCGGGTGTCGTCGCCGTTCGGTGAGACGTCGGACGAGTTCTGCTTCGGGCGCATCGGCGACCAGCCGGTGGTGTTCCTGCCGCGTCACGGGCGTGGGCACAAGATTCCGCCGTCGGAGCTGAACTTCCGCGCGAACATCGACGCGCTCAAGCGCAGCGGCGTAACGGACATCCTCTCCGTCTCCGCGGTGGGCAGCCTGCGGGAGGATCTGCCGCCGGGCACCTTCGTGGTGGTGGATCAGTTCGTGGACCGCACCTTCGCGCGCGTGAAGAGCTTCTTCTCGCAGGGGCTGGTGGCGCACGTGTCCATGGCGAAGCCCACGTGCTCGCGCCTGGGTGACGCGGTGATGAGCGCGTGCGAGGGCCTGGACATCAAGGTCGTGCGTGGCGGCACGTACCTGGTGATGGAGGGCCCGCAGTTCTCCACGCTGGCGGAGAGCAAGCTGTACCGGCAGTGGGGCTGCGATGTGATTGGCATGACCAACATGCCGGAGGCCAAGCTCGCCCGTGAGGCGGAGATCTGCTACGCGAGCGTGTCGATGGTCACGGATTACGACTGCTGGCATCCGGACCACGACGCGGTGACGGTGGACCAGGTGGTCGCGGTGCTGCTGGGCAACGCGGGCAAGGCGCGCGGGCTGGTGAAGAACATCGCGCCGCTCGTGGGCCAGCACTCCACCCCGTGCCATGCCGGCTGCCAGACGGCGCTGGAGCACGCCATCATGACGTCGCCCGACGCGCGCGACCCGGCCATGGTGGAGAAGCTCTCCGCGGTGGCGGGCCGCGTCCTCAAGCGCTGA
- a CDS encoding TIGR02269 family lipoprotein has product MRRDSGAALRVGWLVVLLLGCASAPGPSPVNDWVRAEDSSRECEASDEDQCLTHVCEDDICALFRCEDLAPDRIVRTRGATPIAPIFVAPGSGPQRTWGSAQGLPRDAVPVMVFRWHRREKLPSELRREKAQQEWAKRPKERHHIFPQAFKAHFDDKRIDIHKYVIAIDAEVHARIHRGKDGGPWNKDWDAFIRRDLGDIPIPTYFEHASWMIQKYGLFGLTMTYWQQVEIAPVPVED; this is encoded by the coding sequence ATGAGAAGAGACTCCGGAGCCGCTCTCCGTGTCGGGTGGCTGGTGGTGCTGCTGCTGGGGTGTGCATCCGCACCTGGGCCCTCACCCGTGAACGACTGGGTGAGGGCAGAGGACTCGTCTCGGGAGTGCGAAGCCAGTGACGAGGACCAGTGCCTCACGCACGTCTGCGAGGACGACATCTGCGCGCTGTTCCGGTGCGAGGACCTGGCGCCGGACCGCATCGTGCGGACGCGAGGGGCCACGCCAATCGCGCCCATCTTCGTGGCGCCCGGTAGCGGGCCGCAGCGGACGTGGGGAAGTGCCCAGGGCCTGCCGCGAGACGCGGTGCCCGTCATGGTCTTCCGCTGGCACCGGCGGGAGAAGCTGCCCAGCGAGCTTCGCCGCGAGAAGGCGCAACAGGAGTGGGCGAAGCGGCCGAAGGAGCGGCACCACATCTTCCCGCAGGCGTTCAAGGCGCACTTCGATGACAAGCGCATCGACATCCATAAGTACGTCATCGCCATTGATGCGGAAGTTCATGCGCGCATCCACCGGGGCAAGGACGGTGGGCCCTGGAACAAGGATTGGGATGCGTTCATCCGGCGGGACCTGGGTGACATACCGATACCGACGTACTTTGAGCATGCCTCCTGGATGATTCAGAAGTACGGACTCTTTGGGCTGACGATGACGTACTGGCAGCAGGTAGAAATCGCGCCTGTACCCGTCGAGGACTGA
- a CDS encoding long-chain fatty acid--CoA ligase, whose translation MLTGRMMDFPLTLTHFLERARSYYAAQEIVSRKPDKSLHRYTYADFHKRVCQLANALTRLGVKPGDRVASLSWNHHQHLEVYFGVPAMGAVMHTLNLRLHPNDLGYIARHAEDTVIVVDRSLLPLVEKFEKAAGSLKHVIVIPDDGPVPEGRLDYEQLLAAESPTFEFPRLDENSAAMLCYTSGTTGNPKGVLFSHRSIVLHTLVCCLPEVLGLKESDTVLAVVPMFHAAAWGLPFDALLTGAKQVLPGPHLDPQSLLELMQNEKVTVAGGVPTIWLGILAQLDREPGKWDLGRMRHMVIGGSAAPPALIDGFRKRHGQNVLHAWGMTEMNPVGTLARLKGDLHTASPETQLDAYASQGYSVPFVETRHVSDTGEILPWDGKAMGELEVRGPMVAASYYGDEGKDRFTKDGWFKTGDVVTIDPAGYLHITDRSKDVIKSGGEWISSVALENALMAHPSVLEAAVFAGRHPKWDERPLAAVVFKPGQEATKAELTAHLEKQFAKWWLPDDILFVTQIPRTSTGKFLKMKLREDYGDHLMKASVAS comes from the coding sequence CACCCTGACGCACTTCCTGGAGCGCGCGCGCTCCTATTACGCCGCGCAGGAGATCGTCAGCCGCAAGCCGGACAAGTCCCTGCACCGCTACACGTACGCGGACTTCCACAAGCGTGTCTGCCAATTGGCGAACGCGCTCACGCGGCTGGGAGTGAAGCCCGGGGACCGCGTGGCGTCGCTGAGCTGGAACCACCACCAGCACCTGGAGGTGTACTTCGGCGTGCCGGCGATGGGCGCGGTGATGCACACGCTCAACCTGCGGCTGCATCCCAACGACCTGGGCTACATCGCGCGCCACGCGGAAGACACGGTCATCGTGGTGGACCGCTCGCTCTTGCCGCTGGTGGAGAAGTTCGAGAAGGCCGCCGGCAGCCTCAAGCACGTCATCGTCATCCCGGATGACGGGCCGGTGCCGGAGGGGCGGCTGGACTACGAGCAGCTGCTCGCGGCGGAGTCGCCCACGTTCGAGTTCCCGCGCCTGGATGAGAACAGCGCGGCGATGCTCTGCTACACGTCCGGCACGACGGGCAACCCGAAGGGCGTGCTCTTCAGCCACCGCTCCATCGTGTTGCACACGCTGGTGTGCTGCCTGCCGGAGGTGCTGGGGCTGAAGGAGTCCGACACGGTGCTGGCAGTGGTGCCCATGTTCCACGCGGCGGCGTGGGGCCTGCCGTTCGACGCGCTGCTCACGGGCGCGAAGCAGGTGCTGCCCGGGCCGCACCTGGATCCGCAGTCACTGCTGGAGCTGATGCAGAACGAGAAGGTCACGGTGGCGGGCGGTGTGCCCACCATCTGGCTGGGCATCCTGGCGCAGCTGGACCGCGAGCCGGGCAAGTGGGACCTGGGCCGGATGCGGCACATGGTGATTGGTGGCTCCGCGGCGCCGCCTGCGCTGATTGACGGGTTCCGCAAGCGCCACGGGCAGAACGTGCTGCACGCGTGGGGCATGACGGAGATGAACCCGGTGGGCACGCTCGCGCGGCTCAAGGGGGACCTGCACACGGCGTCGCCGGAGACGCAGCTGGATGCGTACGCGTCGCAGGGCTACTCCGTGCCGTTCGTGGAGACGCGCCACGTGAGCGACACGGGGGAGATCCTTCCCTGGGACGGCAAGGCCATGGGCGAATTGGAGGTGCGCGGGCCCATGGTGGCGGCGTCGTACTACGGGGACGAGGGCAAGGACCGGTTCACGAAGGACGGCTGGTTCAAGACGGGCGACGTGGTGACCATCGACCCGGCGGGCTACCTGCACATCACCGACCGCAGCAAGGACGTCATCAAGTCCGGCGGCGAGTGGATCAGCTCCGTGGCGCTGGAGAACGCGCTGATGGCGCACCCGTCCGTGCTGGAGGCGGCGGTGTTCGCGGGGCGGCATCCGAAGTGGGACGAGCGTCCGCTGGCGGCGGTGGTCTTCAAGCCGGGACAGGAGGCGACGAAGGCGGAGCTGACGGCGCACCTGGAGAAGCAGTTCGCGAAGTGGTGGCTGCCGGATGACATCCTCTTCGTGACGCAGATTCCGCGCACGTCGACGGGGAAGTTCCTGAAGATGAAGCTGCGGGAGGACTACGGCGACCACCTGATGAAGGCGTCTGTCGCGTCCTGA
- a CDS encoding CHAT domain-containing tetratricopeptide repeat protein: MRWVLGCMVMMALGCASLMPAVREPSDPRLAEALQAYDRSATLYEEGRYAEAVAPGEHALALREAVLGGSHPDVAYCLNLLGEVYRLQGDFARAGVAHERALAIREAVVNDDAAKAVTVASLLSFAASPNMETDRQAGGFYDHGHAMSRRTNNLFSMDKRRRMGAFASQEVTLSENQSAFAESLNNLANLYQQQGLYSRAEPLYSRGLDLRETVLGKHHLTVADSLNNLALLYREQGLYGRAEPLYVRALALRESALGKEAPLVADSLDTLATLYQDQGQYGRAEPLGLRALSIREEALGKKHPLVADSLNNLANLYQDQGLYDRAEPLYARALAIREAATDGSPSDLAAALNNLATLYQAQGKYDRAEPLYARAFRLWEKAFGKHHPHVAASLNNLATLYRKQGKYDRAEPLYARALAIWEEVLGKRHPDVAGSLNNLATLYRDQGKYSQAEPLYERALAIREAVLGRNHPDLAASLNNLALLRLAQHRLDDAVPLFTRAFGVSEQRLRREALEFSEARLASFLQHLRADEEQLYALVRTHPDSANVRRLALSAALLLKGRSVEETADISRAVYRSLGEEERGTFERLRKLRTQLASLSLHGLGALTPSAYQRQLTALTEQGDALEATLASRSAPLRALAALPAPGDIVDRVAGALPDDGALVEFITYEDRPLVLGTGTAHLRCLALVLLPDGDIRALDLGPAEPIEAAASSLRDALARRDAAFEDSAHALYQLAFQPLLPLLGKARRLFLSPDGQLALVPFAALHDGRQYLVDSYDFTYVTSGKDLLPRPQQPRPASSVVVLADPAFNTGLQASVGGASVVAERSPSLRREDLVARDWAPVPLPGSREEAEAIQRLFPQAQLFLGPNATKERLLHLRTPGILHLATHGFFLEDAAAPENARAVATFGALGEDPQAARPPDPLLRSGLLLAGETEKKSTSDSALVTALELAGLDLWGTQLVVLSACDTGRGAVRRGQGVYGLRRAFLVAGAETVVMSLWKVDDATTRTLMETYYRHLLGGEGLATALREAMRELRIAQPHPHYWAPFIAMGRDTPLRWLDTGARAQAGGG, translated from the coding sequence ATGCGGTGGGTTCTCGGGTGCATGGTGATGATGGCACTGGGGTGTGCCTCGCTCATGCCGGCGGTGCGGGAGCCCTCGGACCCGCGGTTGGCGGAGGCGCTCCAGGCCTATGACCGGTCCGCGACGCTCTACGAGGAGGGCCGGTACGCGGAGGCCGTGGCGCCCGGTGAGCACGCCCTGGCGCTGCGGGAGGCCGTGCTCGGGGGCTCGCATCCGGACGTGGCCTACTGCCTGAACCTGCTGGGAGAGGTGTACCGCCTCCAGGGCGACTTCGCCCGGGCGGGCGTCGCCCACGAGCGCGCGCTGGCCATCCGGGAAGCGGTGGTGAACGACGACGCCGCGAAGGCCGTCACGGTGGCCTCGCTGCTGAGCTTCGCCGCCTCCCCCAACATGGAGACGGACCGTCAGGCCGGGGGCTTCTACGACCACGGGCATGCCATGTCCCGGCGGACGAACAACCTGTTCAGCATGGACAAGCGCCGCCGCATGGGCGCGTTCGCCAGCCAGGAGGTGACCCTCAGCGAGAACCAGTCCGCCTTCGCCGAGTCCCTCAACAACCTGGCCAATCTCTACCAGCAGCAGGGGCTCTACAGCCGCGCGGAGCCGCTCTACTCGCGCGGGTTGGATTTGCGGGAGACGGTGCTCGGCAAGCACCACCTCACCGTCGCGGACTCGCTCAACAACCTGGCGCTGCTCTACCGGGAGCAGGGGCTGTATGGCCGGGCGGAGCCGCTCTACGTGCGGGCGCTCGCCCTGCGCGAGTCGGCGCTGGGCAAGGAGGCTCCGCTGGTCGCGGACTCGCTCGACACGCTGGCCACGCTCTACCAGGACCAGGGCCAGTACGGCCGGGCGGAGCCGCTGGGCCTGCGCGCGCTCTCCATCCGGGAGGAGGCGCTGGGCAAGAAGCATCCGCTGGTCGCGGACTCGCTCAACAACCTGGCCAATCTCTATCAGGACCAGGGGCTGTATGACCGGGCGGAGCCGCTCTACGCGCGGGCGCTGGCCATCCGTGAGGCGGCGACGGACGGCAGCCCTTCGGACCTGGCCGCCGCGCTCAACAACCTGGCCACGCTCTATCAGGCGCAGGGGAAGTACGACCGGGCGGAGCCGCTCTACGCGCGGGCGTTCCGGCTCTGGGAGAAGGCGTTCGGCAAGCACCACCCGCACGTGGCGGCTTCGCTCAACAACCTGGCCACCCTGTACCGGAAGCAGGGGAAGTACGACCGGGCGGAGCCGCTCTACGCGCGCGCGCTGGCCATCTGGGAGGAGGTGCTCGGCAAGAGGCATCCGGATGTCGCCGGCTCGCTCAACAACCTGGCCACGCTCTACCGGGACCAGGGGAAGTACAGCCAGGCGGAGCCGCTCTACGAGCGCGCGCTGGCCATTCGTGAAGCCGTGCTGGGCCGGAACCATCCGGACCTCGCGGCGTCGCTCAACAACCTGGCGCTCCTGCGGCTGGCGCAGCATCGCCTGGATGACGCGGTGCCCTTGTTCACGCGCGCCTTCGGGGTCTCCGAGCAGCGCCTGCGCCGCGAGGCGCTCGAGTTCTCCGAGGCTCGGCTGGCCAGCTTCCTCCAGCACCTGCGCGCGGACGAGGAGCAGCTCTACGCGCTCGTGCGCACGCACCCGGACTCCGCCAACGTCCGGCGTCTGGCCTTGAGCGCCGCGCTGCTGCTCAAGGGGCGCTCCGTGGAGGAGACGGCGGACATCTCCCGAGCGGTCTACCGGAGCCTGGGCGAGGAGGAGCGCGGCACCTTCGAGCGGCTGCGCAAGCTGCGCACCCAGCTGGCCAGTCTTTCGCTGCACGGGCTCGGCGCGCTCACGCCGTCCGCCTATCAGCGGCAGCTCACGGCGCTGACCGAGCAGGGCGATGCGTTGGAGGCGACGCTCGCCAGCCGTTCCGCGCCGCTGCGCGCGTTGGCCGCGCTGCCCGCGCCCGGTGACATCGTCGACCGTGTCGCTGGCGCCCTGCCGGATGATGGCGCGCTCGTGGAGTTCATCACCTACGAGGACCGTCCCCTCGTGCTGGGAACGGGCACGGCGCATCTCCGCTGTCTGGCGTTGGTGCTCCTGCCCGACGGGGACATCCGCGCGTTGGACCTGGGGCCCGCGGAGCCCATCGAAGCCGCGGCCTCCAGCCTGCGGGACGCGCTGGCCCGCCGGGACGCCGCCTTCGAGGACTCCGCCCACGCGCTCTACCAGCTCGCGTTCCAGCCGCTGCTCCCGCTCCTGGGGAAGGCCCGCCGCCTCTTCCTCTCACCGGATGGTCAGCTGGCGCTGGTGCCCTTCGCGGCGTTGCACGACGGGCGGCAGTACCTGGTGGACAGCTACGACTTCACCTACGTGACGTCCGGCAAGGACCTGTTGCCCCGGCCGCAGCAGCCGCGTCCCGCGTCCTCGGTGGTGGTGCTGGCGGATCCGGCCTTCAACACGGGGCTGCAAGCCTCCGTGGGAGGCGCGTCCGTGGTGGCGGAGCGTTCGCCTTCGCTGCGGCGCGAGGACCTGGTGGCGCGCGACTGGGCGCCGGTGCCGCTGCCGGGCTCGCGCGAGGAGGCGGAGGCCATCCAGCGCCTGTTCCCGCAGGCGCAGCTGTTCCTGGGCCCGAACGCGACCAAGGAGCGGCTGCTGCACCTACGCACGCCGGGCATCCTCCACCTGGCGACCCACGGCTTCTTCCTGGAAGACGCCGCCGCGCCGGAGAACGCGCGAGCCGTCGCGACCTTCGGAGCGCTGGGCGAGGATCCTCAGGCCGCGCGCCCGCCGGATCCGCTGCTGCGCTCCGGCCTGCTGCTCGCGGGGGAGACGGAGAAGAAGAGCACGTCCGACAGCGCGCTGGTGACGGCGCTGGAGCTGGCGGGGCTGGACCTGTGGGGCACGCAGCTGGTGGTGCTGTCCGCGTGCGACACGGGCCGGGGCGCCGTCCGGCGAGGCCAGGGCGTCTACGGTCTGCGCCGGGCCTTCCTGGTGGCGGGCGCGGAGACGGTGGTGATGAGTCTCTGGAAGGTGGACGACGCGACGACGCGCACGTTGATGGAGACCTACTATCGCCACCTGCTCGGTGGTGAAGGCCTGGCCACGGCGCTGCGTGAGGCGATGCGGGAGCTCAGAATCGCGCAGCCCCATCCGCACTACTGGGCGCCCTTCATCGCCATGGGGCGGGACACGCCGCTGCGATGGCTCGACACGGGCGCGAGGGCTCAGGCCGGCGGCGGGTAG
- a CDS encoding FHA domain-containing protein — MPSVQQLRPFAYAPVQAFLQASGPVVLIQQPPEPVFQQVALRLAEARTVGMAHRSRLVDRLLVMLQAFDSLEVHFLGPEQDGQELRVGRTEGCALMVHDPSVSKQHAVLRWHAAQGTCSVQDLKSMNGTWLNAAELGEGEERMLADGDALAFGDAQFLYLRAETLHSHLRLASPGGGM; from the coding sequence ATGCCTTCCGTCCAACAGCTCCGCCCGTTCGCCTACGCGCCCGTCCAGGCGTTCCTGCAAGCCTCCGGACCGGTGGTGCTCATCCAGCAGCCACCGGAGCCGGTGTTCCAGCAGGTGGCGCTGCGGCTGGCGGAAGCGCGCACGGTGGGCATGGCTCACCGGTCCCGGCTGGTGGACCGGCTGCTCGTCATGCTCCAGGCGTTCGATTCACTGGAGGTCCACTTCCTGGGGCCGGAGCAGGACGGACAGGAGCTGAGGGTGGGACGGACGGAGGGGTGCGCGCTGATGGTGCACGACCCGTCCGTGTCGAAGCAGCACGCGGTGCTGCGCTGGCACGCGGCGCAGGGAACGTGCTCGGTGCAGGACCTGAAGTCCATGAACGGCACCTGGCTGAACGCCGCGGAGCTGGGCGAAGGCGAGGAGCGGATGCTCGCGGACGGGGACGCGCTGGCCTTCGGGGATGCGCAGTTCCTGTACCTGCGCGCGGAGACACTGCACTCGCACCTGCGGCTCGCGAGCCCGGGTGGAGGGATGTGA
- a CDS encoding metallophosphoesterase: MGRLLVLLFVYLGAYLVLRRLLPVVTRGWRHGVLVGLSVFAFAAWTVPAVTGYGLHHTPPALVPVKLFAVVWSIAALLVMLMGPPFLILKLRAERRKQAAPPGVDLERRSLLVKAGQAMPVLAIGASGVGVVGGSLGFTVREVEVKLRGLPAALDGFRIGQITDVHVGPFISPEYLRGAVEVMNTAGVDLQVMTGDLIDDVNQVDETMAALASTTARHGMLAVLGNHEHWRGLDEVLGGYAQLAERGAPVRLLVDEAHVLEHGGQRVRVVGVDYPMSGPSRAGRDRRWQRSAETAFKDGNPDDVVLCLSHHPDFFPYAAERGARLTLAGHTHGGQVAFLGVPLFGFAFKHMLGRYRFRDHHLYVSGGTGHWLPFRIGVPPEVTLLTLRSA; this comes from the coding sequence ATGGGAAGGCTGTTGGTCCTGCTGTTCGTCTACCTGGGCGCGTACCTCGTGCTGCGCAGGCTGTTGCCCGTCGTCACCCGGGGCTGGCGCCATGGCGTGCTGGTGGGCCTCTCTGTCTTCGCGTTCGCGGCGTGGACTGTGCCCGCGGTCACCGGCTACGGCCTGCACCACACGCCTCCGGCGCTCGTGCCGGTGAAGCTGTTCGCCGTGGTGTGGAGCATCGCCGCGCTGCTGGTGATGCTGATGGGCCCGCCGTTCCTCATCCTCAAGCTGCGCGCCGAACGCCGAAAGCAGGCCGCGCCTCCCGGCGTGGACCTGGAGCGCCGCAGCCTCCTGGTGAAGGCGGGTCAGGCCATGCCCGTGCTCGCCATCGGCGCCAGTGGCGTGGGCGTCGTGGGCGGCAGCCTGGGCTTCACCGTTCGCGAGGTGGAGGTGAAGCTGCGCGGCCTCCCCGCGGCGCTCGACGGCTTCCGCATCGGGCAGATCACCGACGTGCACGTGGGCCCCTTCATCTCCCCCGAGTACCTACGCGGCGCCGTGGAGGTGATGAACACCGCGGGCGTGGACCTCCAGGTGATGACCGGTGACCTCATCGACGACGTGAACCAGGTCGATGAGACGATGGCCGCCCTCGCCTCCACGACGGCCCGCCACGGCATGCTCGCGGTGCTCGGCAACCACGAGCACTGGCGCGGGCTCGACGAAGTCCTGGGCGGCTACGCGCAGCTGGCTGAGCGTGGTGCTCCGGTCCGGCTGCTGGTGGATGAAGCCCACGTGCTGGAGCACGGCGGTCAGCGCGTGCGCGTGGTGGGCGTGGACTACCCCATGTCCGGTCCCAGCCGCGCAGGGCGCGACCGGCGCTGGCAGCGCTCCGCGGAGACAGCCTTCAAGGACGGGAACCCGGACGACGTGGTGCTCTGCCTCTCGCACCACCCGGACTTCTTCCCCTACGCCGCCGAGCGCGGTGCGCGCCTCACGCTCGCGGGTCACACGCACGGCGGACAGGTGGCGTTCCTGGGAGTGCCGCTGTTCGGCTTCGCCTTCAAACACATGCTGGGCCGCTACCGCTTCCGCGACCACCATCTCTACGTCTCCGGCGGCACGGGGCACTGGCTCCCCTTCCGCATCGGCGTCCCGCCCGAGGTCACGCTGCTCACGCTGCGCAGCGCCTGA
- the mtnA gene encoding S-methyl-5-thioribose-1-phosphate isomerase, translating to MKVQGVPMRSIWVESDGWSVGVIDQTRLPHAFVKVTLSTADEAGHAIRSMLVRGAPLIGATAAYGVCLAMRQDASDGALEQALTMLRATRPTAVNLHWALDGMRQVLAPLKPSERVAAAYRQAAALCDEDVAINRAIGEHALKLFQEAWDKKGRKGRLNVLTHCNAGWLATVDWGTALAPMYLAHDAGLPLHVWVDETRPRNQGAVLTAWELGQHGVPHTVIADNVGGHLMQHGEVDLCIVGTDRTTARGDVANKIGTYLKALAAKDNGVPFYVALPSPTIDWTIQDGVKEIPIEQRDGAELSDVTGRLPSGDIATVRITPPGSPAANYAFDVTPARLVTALITERGVCPATEEGMLSLFPERRAQRSAAK from the coding sequence ATGAAAGTCCAAGGCGTTCCGATGCGCTCCATCTGGGTCGAGTCCGACGGCTGGAGCGTCGGCGTCATCGACCAGACGCGCCTGCCGCACGCGTTCGTGAAGGTGACGCTGTCCACGGCGGACGAAGCCGGCCATGCCATCCGCAGCATGCTGGTGCGAGGAGCACCGCTCATCGGCGCCACGGCGGCGTACGGCGTGTGTCTGGCCATGCGTCAGGACGCTTCCGACGGCGCGCTGGAGCAGGCGCTGACCATGCTCCGGGCCACGCGGCCCACGGCGGTGAACCTGCACTGGGCGCTGGATGGGATGCGCCAGGTGCTCGCGCCGCTGAAGCCGTCGGAGCGCGTGGCGGCGGCGTACCGGCAGGCGGCGGCGCTGTGCGACGAGGACGTGGCCATCAACCGCGCCATCGGAGAGCACGCGCTGAAGCTGTTCCAGGAGGCTTGGGACAAGAAGGGCCGCAAGGGGCGGCTCAACGTGCTCACGCACTGCAACGCCGGCTGGCTGGCCACGGTGGACTGGGGCACGGCGCTCGCGCCCATGTACCTGGCGCACGACGCGGGCCTGCCCCTGCACGTCTGGGTGGATGAGACGCGTCCTCGCAACCAGGGCGCGGTGCTGACGGCGTGGGAGCTGGGGCAGCACGGCGTCCCGCACACCGTCATCGCGGACAACGTCGGCGGCCACCTGATGCAGCACGGCGAGGTGGACCTGTGCATCGTCGGCACGGACCGCACGACGGCGCGCGGAGATGTGGCGAACAAGATCGGCACGTACCTGAAGGCGCTGGCCGCGAAGGACAACGGCGTGCCGTTCTACGTGGCGCTGCCGTCGCCCACCATCGACTGGACCATCCAGGACGGCGTGAAGGAGATCCCCATCGAGCAGCGCGACGGCGCGGAGCTCAGCGACGTGACGGGCCGGCTGCCTTCGGGGGACATCGCCACGGTGCGGATCACCCCGCCGGGGAGCCCCGCCGCGAACTACGCGTTCGACGTGACGCCCGCGCGGCTGGTGACGGCGCTCATCACGGAGCGCGGCGTGTGTCCGGCGACGGAGGAGGGGATGCTGTCCCTCTTCCCGGAGCGGCGCGCTCAGCGGAGCGCGGCGAAGTGA
- a CDS encoding class II aldolase/adducin family protein, protein MSGAGGHQDLREAMVATSRRMNTSGLNQGTSGNLSQRVEGGFLLTPSGMNYETMTPEDLVLMRFDGSHEGHRKPSTEWQLHRDILQARPEVGAVLHTHSMFSTTLACLRRGIPAFHYMVSAAGGTDIRCAEYATFGTPELARHMMVALEGRKACLLANHGMVAMGGDLAAAWKLAVEVETLAAMYWRALQIGEPVVLDDAEMERVFQQFRGYGQ, encoded by the coding sequence GTGAGCGGGGCAGGGGGCCACCAGGACTTGCGCGAGGCGATGGTGGCCACCTCGCGGCGGATGAACACGTCCGGGCTGAACCAGGGCACCTCCGGCAACCTGAGCCAGCGGGTGGAGGGCGGCTTCCTCCTCACGCCGTCCGGGATGAACTACGAGACGATGACGCCGGAGGACCTGGTCCTCATGCGCTTCGACGGCTCGCACGAGGGCCACCGCAAGCCGTCCACCGAGTGGCAGCTGCACCGGGACATCCTCCAGGCGCGGCCGGAGGTGGGCGCGGTGCTGCACACGCACAGCATGTTCAGCACCACGCTGGCGTGCCTGCGCCGGGGCATCCCCGCCTTCCACTACATGGTGTCCGCGGCGGGCGGCACGGACATCCGGTGCGCGGAGTACGCGACGTTTGGAACGCCGGAGCTGGCGCGGCACATGATGGTGGCCCTGGAGGGCCGCAAGGCGTGCCTGCTGGCCAACCACGGCATGGTCGCCATGGGCGGGGACCTGGCAGCGGCCTGGAAGCTGGCGGTGGAGGTGGAGACGCTGGCGGCCATGTATTGGCGCGCGCTCCAGATTGGCGAGCCCGTGGTGCTGGACGACGCTGAAATGGAGCGCGTGTTCCAGCAATTCCGGGGGTATGGCCAGTAG